A window of Auraticoccus monumenti contains these coding sequences:
- a CDS encoding response regulator transcription factor, producing MPTSDVRREPLTRPDGTPIRVLAVDDEPSLTELLSMAMRYEGWQVGTAGSGLAAVQAARELRPDAIVLDMMLPDFDGLEVMRRIRTEQPDVPVIFLTARDAVEDRIGGLTAGGDDYVTKPFSLEELIARLRGLLRRTGADQPRSSSTLVVGDLVLDEDSHEVTRAGEPVSLTATEFELLRYLMRNPRRVLSKAQILDRVWNYDFGGQANVVELYISYLRKKIDAGRPAMIHTMRGAGYVLRPGG from the coding sequence ATGCCGACCTCCGACGTGCGCCGCGAGCCGCTGACCCGCCCCGACGGCACCCCCATCCGGGTGCTCGCGGTGGACGACGAGCCCAGCCTGACCGAGCTGCTGTCGATGGCCATGCGCTACGAGGGCTGGCAGGTGGGCACGGCCGGCAGCGGTCTGGCTGCGGTCCAGGCCGCGCGCGAGCTGCGTCCGGACGCGATCGTGCTCGACATGATGCTGCCCGACTTCGACGGCCTGGAGGTGATGCGCCGGATCCGCACCGAGCAGCCCGACGTCCCGGTCATCTTCCTCACCGCCAGGGACGCCGTCGAGGACCGCATCGGCGGGCTCACGGCCGGCGGTGACGACTACGTCACCAAGCCGTTCAGCCTGGAGGAGCTGATCGCCCGGCTGCGCGGGCTGCTGCGCCGCACCGGGGCCGACCAGCCGCGCTCCAGCTCCACGCTGGTCGTCGGCGACCTGGTCCTGGACGAGGACAGCCACGAGGTCACCCGGGCCGGGGAGCCGGTCAGCCTGACCGCCACCGAGTTCGAGCTGCTGCGCTACCTGATGCGGAACCCGCGCCGGGTGCTGAGCAAGGCCCAGATCCTGGACCGGGTGTGGAACTACGACTTCGGCGGGCAGGCCAACGTCGTGGAGCTCTACATCTCCTACCTGCGCAAGAAGATCGACGCCGGGCGCCCGGCCATGATCCACACCATGCGGGGCGCGGGCTACGTGCTGCGGCCCGGCGGATGA
- a CDS encoding DoxX family protein, which yields MESFVRVLRDVVLLVSRCVLGAVALWHGWQHWRIDGLDAQVAAMTAQGVPQPQVVAWGFTMLELVGGALLVFGVLTPVLGLLFAVQAALTLFWLDPGTVGGVELVAVMGALALVLAVFGAGRAAIDQLFRRPEEPEDDELRYDETRPA from the coding sequence ATGGAGTCGTTCGTGCGCGTGCTGCGCGACGTGGTGCTGCTGGTGTCGAGGTGCGTGCTGGGGGCCGTCGCCCTGTGGCACGGCTGGCAGCACTGGCGCATCGACGGCCTGGACGCCCAGGTGGCGGCGATGACCGCCCAGGGCGTCCCGCAGCCGCAGGTGGTGGCCTGGGGGTTCACCATGCTCGAGCTGGTCGGCGGTGCGCTGCTGGTGTTCGGGGTGCTGACGCCGGTGCTGGGGCTGCTGTTCGCGGTGCAGGCGGCGCTGACCCTGTTCTGGCTGGACCCGGGGACCGTGGGTGGGGTGGAGCTCGTCGCGGTGATGGGCGCGCTGGCGCTGGTGCTGGCCGTCTTCGGCGCCGGCCGGGCCGCCATCGACCAGCTGTTCCGCCGGCCCGAGGAACCCGAGGACGACGAGCTCCGCTACGACGAGACCCGTCCCGCCTGA